In Pseudomonas deceptionensis, a single window of DNA contains:
- a CDS encoding Ldh family oxidoreductase: MIRLSLAQAYELAESILLHNGFNPAHARAVSDTVLAGERDGCASHGLYRVLGCVNSLRAGKVSPDAVPQVIDQAPSIVRVDAGGGFSQLAFQAGLPLLKEKTRANGIAALAINRCVHFSALWVEIEQLTSAGLVALACNPSHAWVAPAGGNQPVFGTNPIAFGWPREGRNPFVFDFATSAIARGDIELHRRAGKAIPEGWGVDAHGQPSTDPNVVLDAGAMLTFGGHKGSALAAMVELIAGPLIGDLTSAESLAYDAGSKSSPYHGELIIAFDPQRFLGAATDQHLARAEGLFAGIEGQGARLPSQRRYEARARSQVEGVQIPQALYNDLQALLN; the protein is encoded by the coding sequence ATGATCCGACTGTCCCTGGCCCAAGCGTATGAGCTGGCCGAATCCATCTTGTTGCATAACGGTTTCAACCCGGCCCATGCCCGCGCGGTGAGCGATACGGTGCTGGCCGGGGAGCGCGACGGTTGCGCTTCCCACGGACTGTACCGGGTGTTGGGGTGTGTCAATTCGCTGCGTGCAGGCAAGGTTTCGCCTGATGCCGTGCCGCAGGTCATCGATCAGGCGCCTTCGATCGTGCGTGTGGATGCGGGGGGCGGTTTTTCTCAGTTGGCGTTTCAGGCGGGCTTGCCATTGCTGAAGGAAAAAACCCGGGCTAACGGTATTGCGGCGCTGGCGATAAATCGGTGTGTGCATTTTTCTGCATTGTGGGTGGAGATTGAGCAACTGACGTCGGCCGGTCTGGTGGCGTTGGCCTGTAACCCGAGCCATGCCTGGGTAGCGCCAGCGGGGGGCAATCAACCTGTATTTGGCACCAACCCGATTGCGTTTGGCTGGCCACGGGAGGGCCGCAATCCCTTTGTCTTTGATTTTGCTACCAGCGCGATTGCCCGCGGTGATATCGAGTTGCATCGCCGGGCCGGCAAGGCGATTCCTGAGGGCTGGGGGGTGGATGCACACGGGCAGCCGAGTACAGATCCCAATGTGGTGCTTGATGCGGGGGCGATGTTGACGTTCGGCGGTCACAAGGGCTCGGCACTGGCGGCGATGGTGGAGCTGATTGCCGGGCCTTTGATCGGTGATTTGACCAGTGCTGAATCGTTGGCGTATGACGCGGGGAGCAAGTCTTCGCCGTACCATGGCGAGTTGATTATTGCGTTTGATCCGCAGCGTTTTCTGGGGGCTGCAACCGATCAGCATTTGGCTCGGGCTGAGGGGTTGTTTGCCGGTATTGAGGGGCAGGGTGCGCGGTTGCCGTCGCAACGCCGGTATGAGGCGCGGGCGCGTAGCCAGGTGGAAGGCGTCCAGATTCCCCAGGCTTTGTACAACGATCTTCAAGCCTTGCTGAACTGA
- the abaF gene encoding fosfomycin efflux MFS transporter AbaF, with protein MSTQPSHATTTPAGLKRVVAAAMAGTVAEWYEFFLYGTASALVFGQLFFRQTDSPIDGIIAAFALYAVGFLARPLGGLVFGHYGDKFGRKRLLQLSLVVVGITTFLMGCLPGFETIGYAAPVLLVLLRLIQGFAFGGEWGGAILLVSEHCPDNRRGFWASWPQAGVPAGNLVATVALLLLSTTLSEADFLAWGWRIAFWFSAIVVLIGYWIRTSVDDAPIFKEAQARQAQNKQQQLGVVEVLRHHWRSVLVGIGARFAENILYYTVVTFSITYLKLVVHKDTSQILLLMFGAHLLHFFLIPLMGYLSDLVGRKPVYLVGAVLTAFWGFVGFPMMDTGNNWLIMAAITLGLAIESMTYAPYSALMAEMFPTHVRYTALSLCYQVAPIFAGSLAPLIAITLLNKYHSSTPIAWYLVGASVISVIAVSLTRETRGKSLRDVDAESAARISALDDSTAAAPRRGDSLA; from the coding sequence ATGTCGACACAACCTTCTCACGCTACAACCACCCCGGCGGGACTAAAACGCGTCGTGGCCGCCGCCATGGCCGGCACCGTCGCCGAATGGTATGAGTTTTTCCTTTATGGCACGGCCTCGGCACTGGTCTTTGGCCAGTTGTTCTTCCGCCAGACCGACAGCCCGATTGACGGCATCATCGCGGCCTTTGCCCTCTACGCGGTCGGCTTTCTGGCGCGCCCCTTGGGCGGACTGGTATTTGGTCACTACGGGGACAAATTCGGGCGCAAGCGCCTGCTGCAACTGAGCCTGGTGGTGGTGGGCATCACCACCTTCCTGATGGGTTGCCTGCCCGGCTTCGAGACGATTGGCTACGCCGCGCCGGTGCTGCTGGTATTGCTGCGCCTGATTCAGGGCTTCGCTTTTGGCGGGGAATGGGGCGGCGCCATTTTGCTGGTTTCCGAACACTGCCCGGACAATCGCCGGGGCTTCTGGGCCAGCTGGCCGCAAGCCGGGGTGCCCGCCGGCAACCTGGTCGCCACCGTCGCCTTGCTGCTGTTATCGACCACCCTTTCAGAAGCTGACTTTCTTGCCTGGGGCTGGCGTATCGCGTTCTGGTTCTCCGCGATTGTGGTGCTGATCGGTTACTGGATCCGCACCAGCGTCGACGACGCACCGATCTTCAAGGAAGCCCAGGCCCGTCAGGCACAAAACAAGCAACAGCAACTGGGCGTGGTTGAAGTGCTGCGTCACCATTGGCGCTCCGTGCTGGTGGGCATTGGTGCACGCTTTGCGGAAAACATCCTGTACTACACCGTGGTGACCTTCTCGATCACCTACCTGAAACTGGTGGTACACAAGGACACTTCGCAAATCTTGCTCCTGATGTTCGGCGCGCATCTGCTGCACTTCTTCCTGATCCCGCTGATGGGTTACCTGTCTGATCTGGTGGGGCGCAAACCGGTGTACCTGGTGGGAGCCGTGCTCACTGCGTTCTGGGGTTTTGTCGGTTTCCCGATGATGGACACCGGCAACAACTGGCTGATCATGGCGGCCATCACCCTGGGCCTGGCCATTGAATCGATGACCTACGCGCCTTACTCGGCGTTGATGGCCGAGATGTTCCCGACCCATGTGCGCTATACCGCCTTGTCGCTGTGCTATCAGGTGGCGCCGATCTTTGCCGGCTCACTGGCCCCGCTGATCGCCATCACCCTGCTCAACAAGTATCACAGCTCCACGCCGATCGCCTGGTACCTGGTGGGTGCCTCGGTGATCTCGGTCATAGCCGTCAGCCTGACCCGTGAAACCCGCGGCAAGTCGCTGCGTGATGTGGATGCCGAATCAGCAGCGCGCATCTCGGCGCTGGACGACAGCACCGCAGCAGCGCCGCGTCGTGGTGATTCATTGGCGTGA
- a CDS encoding trans-3-hydroxy-L-proline dehydratase yields the protein MRSSKVIHVVSCHAEGEVGDVIVGGVAPPPGATVWEQSRWIAQDETLRNFVLNEPRGGVFRHVNLLVPAKDPRAQMAWIIMEPADTPPMSGSNSICVSTVLLDSGILPMTEPQTRLVLEAPGGLIEAVAECRNGKVERVEIKNVPSFADRLDAWIEVEGLGSIKVDTAYGGDSFVLADAKELGFSISPDEAKDIVEMGLKITRAANEQLGFVHPLNPDWSHISFCQIAAPLVYENGIASGANAVVIRPGKIDRSPCGTGCSARMAVLQAKGVLKVGDRFVGRSIIGSEFHCRIDSMTEVAGRAAIYPCISGRAWITGTHQHMLDPSDPWPQGYRLSDTWPGAH from the coding sequence ATGCGTTCATCGAAAGTCATTCATGTGGTCAGTTGTCACGCCGAGGGCGAAGTCGGTGATGTGATCGTTGGCGGCGTGGCCCCGCCACCCGGGGCCACGGTGTGGGAGCAGTCCCGCTGGATTGCCCAGGACGAAACCCTGCGCAACTTTGTGCTCAATGAGCCCCGTGGCGGGGTGTTCCGCCACGTCAACCTGCTGGTGCCGGCCAAGGACCCGCGGGCGCAAATGGCCTGGATCATCATGGAACCGGCCGACACGCCGCCGATGTCGGGTTCCAATTCCATTTGCGTGTCCACCGTGTTGCTCGACAGCGGGATTCTGCCGATGACCGAACCCCAGACCCGGCTGGTGCTCGAAGCGCCGGGCGGGCTGATCGAAGCCGTGGCCGAGTGCCGCAACGGCAAGGTGGAGCGGGTTGAAATCAAGAACGTGCCCTCCTTCGCCGACCGCCTGGATGCCTGGATCGAAGTGGAAGGCCTGGGCTCGATCAAGGTCGACACTGCTTATGGCGGCGACAGTTTTGTGCTCGCCGATGCCAAGGAGCTGGGGTTCTCCATCAGCCCTGACGAAGCCAAAGACATCGTCGAGATGGGCCTGAAGATCACCCGCGCCGCCAATGAACAACTGGGCTTCGTCCACCCGCTGAACCCTGACTGGTCGCATATTTCCTTCTGCCAGATCGCCGCCCCCCTGGTGTATGAAAACGGTATCGCCAGTGGCGCCAACGCCGTGGTAATCCGCCCCGGCAAGATCGACCGCTCGCCCTGTGGCACCGGTTGCTCGGCGCGCATGGCCGTGTTGCAGGCCAAGGGCGTGTTGAAAGTCGGGGACCGTTTTGTCGGGCGTTCGATCATCGGCTCCGAATTCCATTGCCGCATCGACTCCATGACCGAAGTCGCCGGGCGAGCGGCCATCTATCCCTGCATTTCCGGGCGCGCCTGGATCACCGGCACCCACCAGCACATGCTCGACCCGAGCGACCCGTGGCCACAAGGGTATCGACTGTCTGATACCTGGCCGGGAGCCCATTAA
- a CDS encoding amino acid ABC transporter ATP-binding protein, translating into MIEIDNVHKSFGDLEVVKGVSLTVNKGEVVSIIGGSGSGKSTLLMCINGLEPIQKGHIRVDGIEVHDRATNLNHLRQKIGIVFQQWNAFPHLTVLENVMLAPRKVLGKSKAEAEALAVQQLTHVGLGDKLKAFPGKLSGGQQQRMAIARALAMSPDYMLFDEATSALDPQLVGEVLDTMRMLAEDGMTMVLVTHEIRFARDVSDRVAFFRNGLVHEIGTPDQVIGNPVHAETAAFLKSVK; encoded by the coding sequence ATGATTGAGATCGACAACGTCCACAAATCCTTCGGCGACCTTGAAGTGGTCAAGGGTGTCAGCCTGACCGTCAACAAGGGCGAAGTGGTATCGATTATCGGCGGCTCCGGCTCCGGCAAGTCGACCCTGCTGATGTGTATCAACGGCCTGGAGCCGATCCAGAAAGGCCATATCCGCGTCGACGGGATCGAAGTCCACGACCGCGCCACCAACCTCAACCACCTGCGGCAAAAAATCGGCATCGTGTTCCAGCAATGGAACGCCTTCCCGCACCTCACCGTGCTCGAAAACGTAATGCTGGCGCCGCGCAAGGTACTGGGTAAAAGCAAGGCCGAAGCCGAGGCCCTGGCGGTGCAGCAACTGACCCACGTGGGCCTGGGCGACAAGCTCAAGGCCTTCCCGGGCAAGTTGTCCGGCGGCCAGCAACAGCGAATGGCCATCGCCCGCGCCCTGGCCATGTCGCCGGACTACATGCTGTTTGACGAAGCCACCTCGGCCCTCGACCCCCAGCTGGTGGGGGAAGTGCTGGACACCATGCGCATGCTCGCCGAAGACGGCATGACCATGGTCCTGGTGACTCACGAAATCCGCTTTGCGCGGGATGTGTCCGACCGCGTGGCGTTCTTTCGCAATGGCCTGGTGCACGAAATCGGCACCCCCGATCAAGTCATCGGCAACCCCGTGCACGCGGAAACCGCGGCCTTTCTCAAGTCGGTCAAATAG
- a CDS encoding amino acid ABC transporter permease: protein MFSTSFTWNDFMFLLEGAWVTLQLTTWAIVLGTLAGLLFGLLRALLPRASLPLAWVLDVFRSVPLLIQFVLFNSLKSIVGLNISAFSVGCIVLGVYAAAYFTEIVRSGVLAVPSTVRRASRSLGLSYLQDLRYIVLPIAMRVAFPGWLNLVLSLMKDTALVMWIGIVELLRASQTIVTRIQEPMLVLCIAGLIYYVMSLVVARLGARLEKRWQEND, encoded by the coding sequence ATGTTTTCCACCAGTTTTACCTGGAACGACTTTATGTTTTTGCTGGAGGGGGCCTGGGTCACCCTGCAGCTGACCACATGGGCCATCGTGCTCGGTACCCTCGCGGGCCTGCTGTTCGGTCTGCTGCGGGCGCTGCTGCCACGGGCCAGCCTGCCGCTGGCGTGGGTGCTGGATGTGTTTCGCAGCGTGCCGTTGCTGATCCAGTTTGTGCTGTTCAACTCGCTCAAGAGCATTGTCGGCCTGAACATCAGCGCTTTCAGCGTCGGCTGCATTGTGCTCGGGGTCTACGCCGCCGCGTACTTCACCGAAATCGTGCGCAGCGGCGTACTGGCGGTGCCGTCCACCGTACGCCGGGCCAGCCGGTCCCTGGGCCTGAGCTACCTGCAGGACCTGCGCTACATCGTGCTGCCCATCGCCATGCGCGTGGCGTTTCCCGGCTGGCTCAACCTGGTGCTCAGCTTGATGAAAGACACCGCGCTGGTGATGTGGATTGGCATCGTCGAACTGCTGCGCGCCTCGCAAACCATCGTCACCCGTATTCAGGAACCGATGCTGGTGCTGTGCATCGCGGGCCTTATCTATTACGTCATGAGCCTGGTGGTTGCCCGCCTTGGCGCTCGCCTGGAAAAAAGGTGGCAAGAAAATGATTGA
- a CDS encoding amino acid ABC transporter permease: MFDYTFQWRSALRALPDMLAGALVTFETAVLSMIFGVLIALALTVMRESKNPMLRGVGNVWVSIARNTPSLFQIYVLYFGLGSLGLHVSSWIALLAGITFNNAGYLAENFRGGLKAVPETQIRAARSLGMSAFQTYRMIVVPQLLRIVFYPLTNQMVWAVLMTSLGVIVGLNNDLTGVTQDYNVKTFRTFEYFALAAALYYLIAKAIVAVARLLAWRLFRY; this comes from the coding sequence ATGTTTGATTACACCTTCCAATGGCGATCAGCCCTGCGCGCCTTGCCGGACATGCTCGCCGGTGCCCTGGTCACGTTTGAAACCGCAGTGCTGTCGATGATCTTCGGGGTACTGATCGCCCTGGCCCTGACCGTAATGCGCGAAAGCAAAAACCCGATGTTGCGCGGTGTCGGCAACGTCTGGGTGTCCATCGCCCGCAACACCCCGTCGCTGTTCCAGATCTATGTCCTGTACTTCGGCCTGGGCTCCCTGGGCCTGCATGTCAGCTCATGGATCGCACTGCTGGCCGGGATCACGTTCAACAATGCCGGCTACCTGGCCGAAAACTTTCGCGGCGGCCTCAAGGCCGTGCCCGAAACCCAGATTCGCGCCGCCCGCTCCCTGGGCATGAGCGCGTTCCAGACCTACCGCATGATCGTTGTCCCGCAGTTGTTGCGCATCGTGTTCTACCCGCTGACCAATCAGATGGTCTGGGCCGTGCTGATGACCTCGCTGGGGGTGATCGTCGGGCTCAACAACGACCTCACGGGCGTTACCCAGGACTACAACGTCAAAACGTTCCGCACCTTCGAATACTTCGCCCTTGCTGCGGCGCTGTATTACCTGATTGCCAAGGCGATCGTTGCAGTAGCCCGGCTGTTGGCCTGGCGACTGTTTCGTTACTGA
- a CDS encoding aconitase X yields the protein MSGKSSLAGRSLVDGAAFGPLLHADVGLSFWGGVDPCSGEVIDRHHPLSGQCLAGRVLAIPSGRGSCTGSSVLMELISNGHAPAALVLAQADEILTLGVLVAQTLFGRSLPVLCIGEEAFAALGDKGFARVDGTHLHLFDTQPRDAWTPRPGDVQHDNHSVRLTAHDRALLAGEFGKAAQVAMQIVLRMAQLQGAEELIDITQAHIDGCIYTGPSSLRFARQLVEWGAKVRVPTTLNSISVDQRRWRELGIDPALGEPASALGDAYMAMGAQLSFTCAPYLLDSAPKAGEQIVWAESNAVVYANSVLGARTLKYPDYLDICIALTGRAPLTGCHLDARRKARLHVELPPLANLDDAFYPLLGYHIGALAGSRIPLISGLEQYHPDLDDLKAFGAAFATTSSAPLFHIAGVTPEALDPAQVLDGPLPVTRITLPDLLLSWQELNSARDPGVDVVSLGNPHFSLSEFAHLARLCQGRHCHPHVVLAITCGRAVLEQARAAGHIAVIEAFGATLVCDTCWCMLGEPVIPPAARNLMTNSGKYAHYAPGLVGRKVHFASLAECVDAACSATASGRLPQWLQTAALLENPAHV from the coding sequence ATGTCTGGGAAATCTTCTCTTGCCGGTCGCAGCCTGGTTGACGGCGCTGCCTTTGGCCCACTGCTGCACGCCGATGTCGGCCTGAGTTTCTGGGGCGGCGTCGACCCCTGCAGCGGTGAGGTGATTGACCGTCACCACCCGCTCAGCGGCCAATGCCTGGCCGGCCGGGTGCTGGCGATCCCGAGCGGGCGCGGCTCCTGCACGGGCAGCAGCGTGCTGATGGAGTTGATCAGCAATGGCCACGCGCCCGCCGCACTGGTATTGGCCCAGGCCGATGAGATTCTGACCCTGGGCGTGCTGGTTGCACAGACGCTGTTCGGGCGTTCCCTGCCGGTGCTCTGCATCGGCGAAGAGGCCTTCGCGGCCTTGGGTGACAAGGGGTTCGCCCGCGTCGATGGCACCCACCTGCATCTGTTCGATACACAGCCCCGCGATGCCTGGACCCCGCGCCCAGGCGACGTACAACACGACAATCACTCGGTGCGGCTCACCGCACACGACCGGGCACTGCTTGCCGGCGAGTTCGGCAAGGCTGCTCAGGTGGCCATGCAGATCGTTCTGCGCATGGCGCAGCTGCAAGGGGCCGAAGAACTGATCGACATCACTCAGGCCCATATCGACGGCTGCATTTATACCGGGCCTTCAAGCCTGCGTTTTGCCCGACAACTGGTGGAATGGGGCGCCAAAGTACGGGTGCCCACCACCCTCAATTCAATTTCGGTAGACCAGCGCCGCTGGCGCGAACTGGGTATCGACCCGGCACTGGGCGAACCGGCCAGCGCCTTGGGCGACGCCTACATGGCCATGGGTGCACAACTGAGTTTCACCTGCGCCCCTTACCTGCTCGACAGCGCGCCCAAGGCGGGCGAGCAAATCGTCTGGGCCGAGTCCAACGCGGTGGTTTACGCCAACAGCGTGCTGGGGGCACGCACGCTCAAATACCCCGATTATCTGGATATCTGTATCGCCCTCACCGGCCGTGCACCCCTCACTGGCTGCCATCTGGACGCTCGGCGCAAAGCCCGACTGCACGTCGAACTACCGCCCCTGGCCAACCTCGATGATGCGTTCTACCCCTTGCTGGGCTACCACATCGGCGCGCTGGCCGGCAGCCGTATCCCGCTGATCTCGGGGCTGGAGCAGTATCACCCGGACCTCGACGACCTCAAGGCATTCGGTGCGGCCTTTGCGACAACCTCCTCGGCGCCGCTGTTTCATATCGCCGGGGTGACCCCCGAAGCGCTCGACCCGGCACAGGTGCTGGACGGCCCGTTGCCGGTGACCCGTATCACCCTGCCGGACTTGCTGCTCAGCTGGCAGGAACTCAACAGCGCACGCGACCCCGGTGTGGACGTAGTGTCCCTGGGCAACCCGCATTTTTCCCTCAGCGAATTCGCCCATCTGGCCCGGCTGTGCCAGGGCCGCCACTGCCACCCGCACGTGGTGCTGGCGATCACCTGTGGCCGTGCCGTACTGGAACAGGCCCGCGCCGCCGGGCATATCGCCGTGATCGAAGCCTTCGGCGCAACGCTGGTCTGCGATACCTGCTGGTGCATGCTCGGTGAGCCTGTCATCCCGCCAGCCGCCAGAAACCTGATGACCAACTCGGGCAAATACGCCCATTACGCCCCCGGCCTGGTGGGGCGCAAGGTGCATTTCGCCAGCCTCGCCGAATGTGTGGATGCGGCGTGCAGCGCCACGGCCAGCGGTCGCTTGCCGCAGTGGCTGCAAACCGCTGCCTTACTGGAGAACCCCGCCCATGTTTGA
- a CDS encoding transporter substrate-binding domain-containing protein codes for MKNPVFAVALSAVLSSSFIATAQADKLDDIIGSGKLRCAVTLDFPPMGSRDEANKPVGFDVDYCNDLAKVLGVDPEIVETPFPDRIPALVSGRADIIVASTSDTLERAKTVGLSIPYFAFQMVVLTRDNTGINSFDDLKGKALGNTSGTYEAIALEKDVKSWGSGSFRAYQSQNDTLLAVAQGHIEATVVTNTVAAATLKSGKYKNLKVAGNAPYVVDYVSLGAKRNEYGLLNYLNLFVNQQVRTGRYKELWVKWVGTEIPPADLTVPHVYY; via the coding sequence ATGAAAAACCCCGTATTTGCCGTAGCCCTCAGCGCTGTTCTCAGTAGTTCCTTTATCGCCACGGCCCAGGCCGACAAGCTCGATGACATCATTGGTTCGGGCAAGCTGCGCTGTGCCGTGACCCTGGATTTCCCGCCAATGGGTTCCCGTGACGAAGCCAACAAACCGGTGGGCTTTGACGTGGACTACTGCAATGACCTGGCGAAAGTACTCGGAGTCGATCCCGAAATCGTCGAAACCCCCTTCCCCGACCGTATCCCGGCGCTGGTCTCCGGGCGTGCGGACATCATCGTAGCGTCCACTTCCGACACCCTGGAGCGGGCTAAAACCGTGGGCCTGAGCATCCCTTACTTTGCGTTCCAGATGGTGGTGCTGACCCGCGACAATACCGGCATCAACAGCTTCGACGACCTCAAGGGCAAGGCTCTGGGCAACACCAGCGGCACCTATGAAGCCATCGCCCTGGAAAAAGACGTGAAAAGCTGGGGCAGCGGCTCGTTCCGCGCTTATCAGTCGCAAAACGACACCCTGCTGGCCGTCGCCCAAGGCCATATTGAAGCCACCGTCGTCACCAATACCGTGGCCGCAGCTACCCTTAAATCAGGCAAGTACAAAAACCTGAAAGTCGCCGGTAACGCGCCTTACGTGGTTGATTACGTGTCCCTGGGAGCCAAACGCAACGAGTACGGCCTGCTCAACTACCTCAACCTGTTCGTCAACCAGCAAGTGCGCACCGGGCGCTACAAGGAGCTGTGGGTCAAATGGGTCGGGACCGAGATTCCACCGGCTGATCTGACCGTACCTCACGTCTACTACTGA
- a CDS encoding GntR family transcriptional regulator, translating to MAHPKFNAPDLGNSPSTSEIITLHLRDAIVAGHFAEDEPIRQDDIARQFNVSKIPVREALKRLEAEGLVMFQRNRGAMVTRISEAELAQMFEVRMLLEDKLLRLAIPNMTEETFTRAERICQEFVGEDDVGRWAELNWELHACLYEPAQRPFMISLIRSVNDKLERYLRIQMSLSAGKHRADHEHRQILDACRAGDVELAVGLLDEHIAGVCKTLFEHLPQSH from the coding sequence GTGGCCCACCCAAAATTCAATGCTCCTGACCTTGGCAACTCACCTTCCACGTCGGAAATCATCACCCTGCATCTGCGCGACGCCATTGTGGCCGGGCACTTCGCTGAAGATGAGCCGATTCGCCAGGACGATATCGCCCGCCAGTTCAATGTCAGCAAGATCCCCGTGCGCGAAGCCCTCAAGCGGCTCGAAGCCGAAGGTCTGGTTATGTTCCAGCGCAATCGCGGGGCTATGGTCACGCGGATTTCAGAAGCCGAACTGGCGCAGATGTTCGAAGTGCGCATGCTGCTTGAAGACAAGCTGCTGCGCCTGGCCATCCCCAACATGACCGAAGAGACCTTCACCCGAGCCGAACGCATCTGCCAGGAGTTTGTCGGCGAGGATGACGTGGGCCGTTGGGCCGAACTCAACTGGGAACTGCACGCCTGCCTCTACGAGCCTGCACAACGACCCTTTATGATCAGCCTGATTCGCTCGGTCAATGACAAGCTTGAACGCTACCTGCGCATCCAGATGAGCTTGTCGGCAGGCAAGCACCGCGCCGACCACGAACACCGGCAAATCCTCGACGCCTGCCGCGCCGGTGATGTGGAGCTGGCTGTGGGGCTGCTGGACGAGCACATTGCCGGGGTCTGCAAAACCCTGTTCGAGCACCTGCCCCAAAGCCATTGA
- a CDS encoding cyclase family protein: protein MQNIQFDRIVDLSHLITPDLPVWPNDPPVIFTTQASLQEDGYYLRNFSMGEHSATHMNAPNSFYPDAMGIDGYKPEALVRPAVVVDVQAHTCSNPDYVISAQDIELWEQVNGVIAPGSVVLFHTGWQSRWLEPGRFINADAQGLHFPGVGAAATRFLLEHRAIAGIGIDTHGVDPGQETSFACNRLVLAQGGIILECLNNLDRLPPTGSTLVIGVLRLQAGSGSPASVLAFVR, encoded by the coding sequence ATGCAGAACATTCAATTTGACCGGATTGTTGACCTCAGCCACCTGATCACGCCCGACCTCCCCGTCTGGCCCAATGACCCGCCAGTGATTTTTACGACCCAGGCATCCTTGCAAGAGGACGGCTATTACCTGCGCAACTTCAGCATGGGCGAGCACAGCGCAACCCATATGAACGCCCCCAACAGTTTTTACCCCGATGCCATGGGCATCGACGGCTACAAGCCTGAGGCTCTGGTTCGACCGGCAGTGGTTGTTGATGTCCAGGCTCACACCTGTAGCAACCCTGACTATGTGATCAGTGCTCAGGACATCGAGCTCTGGGAGCAGGTCAACGGAGTCATTGCCCCCGGCTCTGTTGTGCTTTTCCATACCGGCTGGCAATCGCGCTGGCTGGAGCCCGGGAGGTTTATCAATGCCGACGCCCAAGGTCTGCACTTCCCAGGCGTCGGCGCCGCCGCGACCCGGTTCTTGCTGGAGCATCGCGCCATCGCCGGAATCGGCATCGACACCCACGGGGTGGACCCGGGGCAGGAAACATCCTTTGCCTGCAATCGTCTGGTACTGGCGCAGGGTGGCATCATCCTCGAGTGCCTGAACAACCTCGACCGGTTGCCACCAACGGGCAGCACGCTGGTTATTGGCGTACTACGCCTACAGGCGGGATCAGGCTCACCCGCCAGCGTGCTGGCGTTTGTACGCTGA
- a CDS encoding AraC family transcriptional regulator, whose translation MTGSFVLNDMMARGPAIKVISLPRGRHQLHTMPTNAGYDRVQDASYCWDGRRRGDTPFVILQHTLAGEGNLRFEGRHHRLNPGDTMLLLVPHDHCYWLEAGKSWEFFWVAMYGKEALRLQRELLAERGPVLQLTGQTIEALATNIDTLIHTPQLTAGRASALAYEALMLLHDDLCVQDPTLPTSGSCVVATIQNHVHACLRTGPDKHSQPTDTDELDVASLARIAGLSRAHFSRVFTRAAGMSPAEYVLHERMKRAAHLLEVTDLSIKAVSLSVGISDPNYFSKLFRRAFSLSPSEFRLSGFYVNNLGTN comes from the coding sequence ATGACGGGTAGTTTTGTGCTCAACGACATGATGGCAAGAGGGCCGGCAATAAAAGTCATTTCGCTGCCCCGCGGCAGACATCAGCTGCACACCATGCCGACCAATGCCGGATACGACCGGGTACAGGACGCGTCCTATTGCTGGGACGGTCGCAGGCGTGGCGACACCCCGTTCGTGATCCTGCAACACACCCTTGCCGGCGAGGGCAATTTGCGGTTCGAGGGGCGCCACCACCGGCTCAACCCCGGGGACACGATGTTGCTGCTGGTCCCCCATGACCATTGCTATTGGCTAGAGGCTGGCAAGAGCTGGGAGTTCTTCTGGGTCGCCATGTACGGCAAGGAGGCGCTGCGGCTGCAACGGGAATTGCTGGCGGAGCGCGGGCCGGTTTTACAACTGACCGGCCAGACCATTGAGGCCCTGGCCACCAATATTGATACCTTGATCCACACCCCGCAATTGACGGCTGGCCGCGCCTCCGCGCTGGCCTATGAAGCGCTGATGCTGCTGCATGATGACTTGTGCGTACAGGATCCCACCCTCCCCACCAGCGGCTCGTGTGTGGTGGCGACTATCCAGAACCACGTGCACGCCTGCCTGAGAACGGGGCCGGACAAACACAGCCAGCCCACCGACACGGATGAGCTGGATGTGGCCAGCCTGGCCCGTATCGCCGGGCTGAGCCGCGCCCATTTCTCCCGGGTGTTCACCCGCGCCGCCGGTATGTCACCTGCCGAGTATGTGCTGCACGAACGCATGAAACGCGCAGCACATCTTCTCGAAGTCACCGATCTGTCGATCAAGGCCGTTTCACTGTCGGTCGGCATCAGCGACCCCAACTACTTTTCGAAACTGTTCCGCCGCGCGTTTTCCCTCTCACCCAGTGAGTTTCGCCTGAGCGGTTTTTACGTCAATAATCTGGGGACAAACTAA